In the genome of Terriglobales bacterium, one region contains:
- a CDS encoding DUF2207 domain-containing protein has product MKMRTLVSLSLLLAAAALSAQTLEESPAREQILSFHSEVTVQAEGALLVRETIRVRALGEQIRHGIYRDFPTDYKDKYSNRYRVRFQFLGALRDGRSEDFRLEDQSNGVRIYLGRSDVLLDPGVYTYTLDYRVERELGFFPGYDELYWNVNGTGWDFPVLAASATVHLPG; this is encoded by the coding sequence ATGAAGATGAGAACCCTGGTGTCGCTCTCACTGCTGCTGGCGGCGGCCGCTCTCTCGGCGCAGACGCTCGAAGAGTCGCCGGCGCGCGAGCAGATCCTCAGCTTCCACAGCGAGGTCACCGTGCAGGCGGAGGGTGCCCTGCTGGTGCGCGAGACCATCCGCGTGCGCGCCCTGGGCGAGCAGATCCGCCACGGCATCTACCGCGACTTTCCCACCGACTACAAGGACAAGTACAGCAACCGCTATCGAGTGCGCTTCCAGTTCCTGGGGGCGCTGCGCGACGGCCGGTCCGAAGACTTCCGCCTGGAAGACCAGTCCAACGGGGTGCGCATCTACCTGGGCCGCAGCGACGTCCTGCTCGATCCCGGCGTGTACACCTACACCCTGGACTACCGGGTGGAGCGTGAGCTGGGCTTCTTCCCCGGCTACGACGAGCTCTATTGGAACGTGAACGGCACGGGCTGGGACTTTCCGGTGCTGGCGGCCTCGGCCACCGTGCACCTGCCCGGCG
- the lpxC gene encoding UDP-3-O-acyl-N-acetylglucosamine deacetylase, with product MPLPLEQTIRRPVECQGVGLHSGAAVKLRILPAKAGTGIVFRRVDLDNFPVEAVSRNVARVSYATSLMKQGVLISTTEHLLSAFIGVGVDNAVVELNNLEVPILDGSAQPFVDMVLQAGLRSQRRRRSSLRIRQPLELREGAKFIAVYPADGYTVSYTIDFPHPLIGRESFEVELTNGSYLSQVAPARTFGFRHEEEAMRNMGLIRGAMPANCIVLTREGIENPPLRYPDEFVRHKVLDLIGDLALLGKRIQGRVVADRAGHAMHTALVSRLLKDHSLWEESTAEHAEEPAPLPATTPLFDPA from the coding sequence ATACCGTTGCCCCTCGAACAGACAATCCGCCGCCCTGTGGAGTGCCAAGGGGTAGGACTCCACAGCGGGGCCGCGGTCAAGCTGCGCATTCTACCGGCCAAGGCGGGCACCGGCATCGTCTTTCGCCGCGTCGATCTGGACAACTTCCCGGTGGAAGCGGTCAGCCGCAACGTAGCCCGCGTCAGCTACGCCACCAGCCTGATGAAGCAGGGCGTGCTCATCTCCACCACCGAGCACCTGCTCTCCGCCTTCATCGGGGTGGGCGTGGACAACGCCGTGGTCGAACTCAACAACCTGGAAGTGCCCATCCTGGACGGCAGCGCCCAGCCCTTCGTGGACATGGTGCTGCAGGCCGGGTTGCGCAGCCAGCGCCGGCGCCGCTCCAGCCTGCGCATCCGCCAGCCCCTGGAATTGCGCGAGGGCGCCAAGTTCATCGCCGTCTATCCCGCCGACGGCTACACCGTCAGCTACACCATCGACTTCCCCCATCCCCTGATCGGGCGGGAGAGCTTCGAGGTGGAGCTGACCAACGGCTCCTATCTCTCGCAGGTGGCGCCGGCGCGCACCTTCGGCTTCCGCCACGAGGAAGAGGCCATGCGCAACATGGGGCTGATCCGCGGGGCCATGCCCGCTAACTGCATCGTGCTCACCCGCGAAGGCATCGAGAACCCGCCCCTGCGCTATCCCGACGAGTTCGTGCGCCACAAGGTGCTGGACCTGATCGGCGACCTGGCCCTGCTGGGCAAGCGCATCCAGGGCCGGGTGGTGGCCGACCGCGCCGGCCACGCCATGCACACTGCCCTGGTCTCCCGCCTGCTCAAGGACCACTCCCTGTGGGAGGAGAGCACCGCCGAGCACGCCGAAGAACCCGCCCCTCTGCCCGCCACCACTCCGCTGTTCGACCCGGCCTGA
- a CDS encoding response regulator: MPFSSLVLCRDPESLRVLRRVLDDVGISVEVFTGPDPAVEALAKHKFDAVLIDCDDLHGATGVLQLVRTSSSNKSAIVFAIVNRVTSVRDAFSMGANFVLDKPLSMERVARSLRAAQGLIQRERRRYFRQQVKLKAEVLLPGGEPVQAWVSNLSTGGISLSMPQPGPASGSVRVRFSLPGGKQLIDAQGEIAWTGTEGGQVGVRFLQVPAPAQKELDQWLSANLDKHPPTSLFINASREPGKAGR; encoded by the coding sequence ATGCCTTTCTCCTCCCTGGTCCTGTGCCGCGACCCGGAGTCGCTGCGGGTGCTGCGCCGCGTGCTCGACGACGTGGGCATCTCGGTGGAGGTGTTCACCGGCCCCGATCCCGCGGTGGAAGCGCTGGCCAAGCACAAGTTCGACGCCGTGCTCATCGACTGCGACGACCTGCACGGCGCCACCGGCGTGCTCCAGCTGGTGCGCACCTCGTCCTCCAACAAGAGCGCCATCGTCTTCGCCATCGTCAACCGCGTCACCAGCGTGCGCGACGCCTTCAGCATGGGCGCCAACTTCGTGCTCGACAAACCCCTCAGCATGGAGCGGGTGGCGCGCAGCCTGCGGGCGGCGCAAGGGCTGATCCAGCGCGAGCGGCGCCGCTACTTCCGCCAGCAGGTCAAGCTCAAGGCGGAGGTCCTGCTGCCCGGGGGCGAGCCGGTGCAAGCCTGGGTCAGCAACCTGAGCACGGGCGGAATCTCGCTCAGCATGCCCCAGCCCGGGCCCGCCAGCGGCAGCGTGCGCGTACGCTTCTCCCTGCCCGGAGGCAAGCAGTTGATCGACGCCCAGGGAGAGATCGCCTGGACCGGGACCGAGGGCGGACAAGTGGGCGTGCGCTTCCTGCAGGTGCCGGCGCCGGCGCAGAAGGAGCTGGACCAGTGGCTGTCTGCCAACCTGGACAAGCATCCGCCCACCTCTTTGTTCATCAACGCCAGCCGGGAGCCGGGCAAAGCCGGACGATAA